CCGTATTCTCCTCAGCCTCTTTGTGGGACTGGTGATTGTCTGTAAGTCCTGTGCAGCCCTTGGGGATGGGTCTGAGGGTGGGATCAAACCCTGGGGTAGGGTCTGTGAGCCGGGGGTCACAACCACAGCTGGTTGTGAGGTTTACCTTACCCTGCAAAGCAGTCACACAGCTTCCCAAAACAGCTTTCCCTTCCCTGGTATGGTGGCTGAGAGCACTTGGAGGTGCCTGTGGTTACTTCTGGGAGTTTTGCTGACTGTAACtcaaacagccccagctccatcaggcTGCACAGCCCCATGTTCCTCCAACTGCGTGTATGACCTGACACAGGCAGGATCCAGGAACAGCCACAAAAGTGTGGATGAAATGCAAAGAGCAGGTTTATTTTCATTACCTCACCCTCCAGGGGATCCCCAAAGCAGCGCTGGGTAGAGACAAGGAGGGGACCAGCACCACGATGTTCAGTCCATGCCAAAGGATCACCAAATTTGCTGTTTTCACTCTGTTTCAGGGATTTGTGCAGGTGTAGTTCACTGATGTATTCTGATCTTTCCTGTAACAGGGCTGGATCTCAAGCTTGTTCAATAGGTGCTTCTGAGCTGTCTAAACACAGATGTTCCACTTCTCCAACACACAAGGCTAGACAGTGGTTACTGTGATCAGTGGGTTTTTCTGCACCCCAGCTACCTTGGTTGGGTGTGTTTACAATCTTTCTCACctgttttccattattttctccCACTATGTGAGCCTCTTATGCTGCCTGGGGTTGTAGCCAGGCATATTTGGAGATTGAGAGGAGCCTTGCAGTGATGTGGAGGGAGCAGGCTGGAATAAAACACAGGCAGGGCAGAGATTGCAGTGGGGTAAAGACCTCCCAAGGAGCAAGGTCAGAGGAGACAAAGGAGaggatttaatttaataaaaaaaaaacaggaaatctCCTGTAATAACTGATGATGGAAACCAGGCAGTGAGATTTCCAACTCAGACAGGACAACAGGATGGGTAAGGCAAGTTGTACTAAGGGGACAGAAGATGCCAGGTGGCAAGAGAAACCAGCCCTGACCCTAAATCCCTCCTGCTGTGAAGGACAAGATGGATTACAGGACTGCTCAGGGAGGGATGAAGAAGGAGAGGGGTAATAATAACCTAAAAGATTCTGTTCTGATTTGACCAGGCACTAGAAGTAGCTAGCCAGACTGGGACTAGGTGCATGGACCAACCCAGCATGTGGTTCCCACCCCGGGCATGTCCAGGTTCTGGGAGATACCACCAGAGCCACCTGAGAACCTGGTGCTAGGCTGGAGGTGGCAGAGGGGTGGAGGCCAGGACTGACTCCACAGCCATACCCAGttcagccctgcagagccatcCAGCACTACTCTGTGACAAGGCTGCAGTTGGGCTGTGCTTGGGCACATGGGAAGAACAAATTGTTCTGAAGCCAGCGTCAAAGTTTctgtctggcagcagcaggcCACACTCaccctgcagccaaaaaacattCCTGTGGAGCTCCCACTGCATCAATGCACTCACAAGTTGATTCAGCAACTGAACATTTTCTCAGGAAGGTTTTGTTCAGCCTCACATCAAATCGTCAGCCTTACTTTCCCTGTTGGAAAATAAAGCCCACTGCAAAGTGGAAGTGCTTCAGAAAAGGATGCTTTGTTCCAAAAAACGTATACCAGAAAAGCttcaagtttttcttttttttttcccagctggaatgaTTGCCCACGCTGTGGCTGTGTGATGACACTTCCACCCCTCTCCACAGCCTCCTTTTGACAATGACTTTTACTGTTCACTAGTAGTGCAATTTAGGGAGCTGAATGTGTGAAATGAGACTCACCCCTGTTCCTGTGGCTGACAAACAAGCTCATCTCTGAACCCTGTCCCTGGGTGGTGTGGTTCTTGCCATGGTGGGGAGCTTGCAGGGAAGTTCTGGAGAGGATGTCCAAGGAGAAATCAGGTCATGATGTTCATCTCTGGGGATCTGAGCTCCGCTGCTCCCAGATCCAGGGAGTGGATGCTTAGCAAGGGGAGGACCTGAGTTCTGCAGGGTGTGGGAGCTGGTTGGGGCATGTCCTGGTGGCTGAGTCAGCATTCCTGCCCTCTTAACACTCCCTTCCCCTACCGTGGTGGGAATGTTGCCACTCACACATGATTCTCCCCTTAAGCACAGCAAAGTCTGAAACCAGACCTGCTTTAACCCTGGCTTTATTTTTCCTGGCAGTTGTCCAGTTCACAGGGGACTGGGAGACTGGCTGGGTGCAGGCAAACACCTCCTACAAGTCCTTCAGCCATGTGCAGGTGAACGTGGACATTGGGCTGCACATCGGCCTGGCAGGGGTGAACGTCACGCTCAGGGGTGAGTCTGATGTCTCCATCTGGAACTCTGGAGTGCCTGTGGCCCCAGGATGTCTACAGCTGCTCTGTAGGGGTCCTCGGTCTGTCTGGAGGCTCCTGGGACCCTGCCATGCCCATGCTTCTGGCTGGCATTGCCCAGGTGATGGCACAGCAGGACCTCAGCTCATCCCTCCTGCAGGAAACCCAGTGAACCAGATCAACGAGACCATCAACTACAACGAGCACTTTCCCTGGAACTTTGGAGCAGATTATGACCACAGCTACAGCCAGGGGCTGGAgaaggggctgcccagcccCATCCTCTACGTGGCAGAGAAGTTCAGCACGCAGAGCCCGTGCGCTGTGCACAGGCAGTACCGCATCGCCGGCCATTATGCCTCAGCCATGCTCTGGTGAGCCCTCCTGTCCTGGTGAGccctcctgtcctgctgcaggtaCGGGAGATGCAGGGATGTGAAGAGCTTGGCTACCTTTCCCCTAGGCTtttgggatgggtgggattGCATCCTGCCAGGAGAGAAGCTGTGTGCATGGAGGGGTCCCTGCAAGGTGCTGTGGACGCTTTAGGATGATCAGAGAAGAAGTCATGGATCTCCCTGCTGGACAAATCCAGAGGGCTGGGCacaggagagaggaaagtggTGCAAGTCCTTGCTACGATGCGTTGATGATGGCAGAAGTCCATCCCCATGGATGGAGTTGAAGCTGCTGTCCTTGGTGGCCCAGAGAGGCCCATGGACACATGAAGAACTCTCCCAACCTTACCTGTGAGTGGATTTTGTATCTAAGATTGGGGTCAGGTGAGGAAAAgatgctgctgttgttgttgtggaGTTGACCTTGACTGCTTCACAAGGTCAGAGATGTGTCATTGCCCACTAGGGCTGGGGAGAGCTGGTCCCCAGCTGGCAGGAGATGGTCCTTTCCACCACATGTTGGCCATCAAGAACCATTGCAGTGCTGTTCTCCCTGCTTGGTGTTTGACAGAAGGGACACAGAAACTAGGGAAGAAGCCAGGCAATGCCATGGAACCAGGGCTACTGGTCCACAGCTGAGGCCTTCCTCTGTAGCCCAACTCTTCAGCAAGTGCAGAACAAATGACCTTTGCCTGGTCCTGCATTTATCTCAGTTGTGGGTGCTGCTCTCAGGGTCCGTGCTGCCCCATATGTGGAATGGCAGGTAAGTGGGATGGTCCAGATATGGTGAGTgggctgccacagcctccttGAGGCTGGTACTGTCTGTGGGCTGAACTACAGGAGGAGGAAATCTGTGTTTCTGCCTTCTGGATGTAGCTGTGTGAGCCTTGCACATGTGCTAGCTCAGCATGGGGATTAGGGATCATTCCTGCCTGCCCACAGAGCTTCTCCACCTTGTACAGTGCACTTGGAGCCCAGATTCTTCCTTCCACATGGAAATCCTCACACAGAGCATCCTAATCCATGGCACTTGCACCACTCATCTCTTGgtcttctcttttctccaggGTAGCCTTTTGCACATGGATCATCTCCAACATTCTCTTTTCCATGCCCGTCCTCGTTTATGGAGGATACATGTtcctggtcacagcagccttcATGATCTTCTCACTGCTCTCATTTTCCACTGTGAGGAGCTCCCCGATGTGCCTGATCCAGATTGGGACCAGGACCCTTCATGTAGCCTATGGGGGTTCTTTCTGGCTCATGCTAGCAGTTGGTAAGAACACTCAGAGTTCCTCAGGTCACATCACTGCGTCCCTCTGTATGTACAAGACTCCCAGTGCTTCCTTCTCAAGTGGGAAGTGcagctccccagagccccagcctgtgccttGGCAAAGCAGATCctggcagagatgtggagaGGGataggaaaagggaaaacatcttCCTCATCTCAAGGGCAATAGAGGCATTTATAGTTCCTGAGGTGCAAAGACATTGGGATCACTTTCCTGGGTTTTCAGACTTCTGCCTGGGTTACAAG
This window of the Cinclus cinclus chromosome 13, bCinCin1.1, whole genome shotgun sequence genome carries:
- the DUOXA2 gene encoding dual oxidase maturation factor 2, whose translation is MTLFDGVYPFYPQQRKAAVFDISSIIVIVVFLTLACSFLLIIPGIRGRARLYWTLRILLSLFVGLVIVFVQFTGDWETGWVQANTSYKSFSHVQVNVDIGLHIGLAGVNVTLRGNPVNQINETINYNEHFPWNFGADYDHSYSQGLEKGLPSPILYVAEKFSTQSPCAVHRQYRIAGHYASAMLWVAFCTWIISNILFSMPVLVYGGYMFLVTAAFMIFSLLSFSTVRSSPMCLIQIGTRTLHVAYGGSFWLMLAVGLLCFVVGITIVAMHHLNLDLLKTFFDLHQDKAEEEYQEMPEVFINPQFMNRSLSPSQPSEINSI